In Gossypium hirsutum isolate 1008001.06 chromosome A10, Gossypium_hirsutum_v2.1, whole genome shotgun sequence, the DNA window tatttctttagaagttgttagCAACTTCAACTTTTTATCTCTTTGATAGTAAACTTTTTCACATATGATTCTTTTGAGTATATGCCACCCACAACCTAATACTTATGAAACATTTAAGAGAAAAATATATTGAAACTCCATATAAGAGGTAACAATATGTAAATGTATATAAACCAAATTATTGAAAATCCATATAAGAGGCAGACATATTCACAAAAtgaaaattgttttataaaaaaaattgacatttCTCAAATAACACTGGCAGGCAACTCTCTTAGTCTTTTACAGATCATTTCTTTTATCCTTTTGGTCTATAACAGAGGCCATATTTCAAATTTAACACAATCAGAAACCTTATCTATTCTTaaaaagtatacatatatataattataaataaattcagATTATAACTTCTTCATGAAATCATGGCACCAGACCATTACAAGACCTCTTAAACAAATGCAGCAAACAATGGCATCAAAAGGAAGTGAAAGTTGTTCACTcttttggaaaatttaaaatgaaatgttCAATATATCCATGCTCAAGCTCTCCATCATCATATTTTCCATGAATCCACATTTAGTTGGTGCAGCCCTGTTGAAGCTGCTTAGCCTTGGTTTGAATGAACAAGAAGAGAGTGGAAGGATTGGGATGTTCTCACAGTTGCAGAGCTCAATCATGTATCCATCTGGGTCATGGAAGAACACCTGGTCAACCCTATTCCCTTCATCTTCAACCACTGCTGTCACATACTTCATCCCCATGTCTTCAAGCCTCCTCTTCACAAGCCCCACATCCCTACACTGTCATCACCAGCCAACAGTTTCAACACCAAACATTTTTCATAGTCAGTGATGTAAAAATTGAAGTTGCAGGCTTGCAGCCTGAGTTTTCTGAAAATTATACCTGGAATGATATGTGATTATCCTTGGGATTGATTGGCCGTGGTTCGACAATGGTGTCGAAATCATCAATGGATGGGTTCTCGATTAAGTGTATTCCAATGCCATAGTTATACAACCTGCATGAGATTCGTGGCAGATGATGATGGAGTCATTTAATGTTGCTTCATTGAAAACTAAACATGGTAAGGAAGCTTACCAAGCTCCATTGAATTTGAAAGAAGAGGGGCGTTTGATGAGAACAAAGCCCAAGATTTCTTCATAGAACCTCATAGAATCCAAAACTGATCTACACAACAATGATACATGATTCAATGAGAGCAATGGCAATGCCTCATAATTGCTTACTTCCTCAATTTCCATCATCTTTCttattcttcttcctttctcaCTTGTTTGCACACTTAGATTACTGCCTTGTGGTCCTTTATATAAAGTAAATTCAAGTTATTATCAGGAACTTTCCTAGCAAATGGTCTATACGTTAGAGAAATTGCCTTGAAGAAACACTAAACAGTTGTTACATTTACTATTATTGaatattacttttttatttatttattttttatttttggcccCAAATTTAGGTTTAGATATATCAAAACAGCCAGAAAAATGTCCAAGATTAACTTGAAGATATCAAACAAGGTACAAACTTCTTACcaaaagttttatttaaataaaaaaaaatgtttgtaGAGGATTCTGACTTTTATCAGCTATAACTTCCAGTCTATTCAATTATAAATTCTCATTGGATTTGTATCAATTTATGTTACTCAAATTCTAGTGTCACATCCAATACCACTATATTTTTTTACcatacaaatatttaatatatatattttgctttctttaccaaaatttaaaaatttacatttttagttTGGAGGAAGAATCACATAAATTTGTGGATTTCAATTAAAGCTAGTTAATGCTTCAGCACGCGTTTTCAGTACAGATCATCTATACCAACTTGACTATGAATTTTTGCTTTCCATCAAGTTGCAAGAAACAAACAAAGGTATGTGGTTTTTTAGCTTGTCGGCTAACGTTGATTATGGTTGATTTGTTTCTAAAAATGGTGATTTTGAAAGTTATAACCAAACAAACATGAGGAAAGAGCAAAGCCGTCTCCTAAACACTGACATGCACAAGGTTCCAAAAAGAGTGAGAAATTTCTTTGATGTTTCCCTATTACAATGTCACATTTATCAAGTTTCGTTTCTACTCACCATTGGCTGCATTTTGGTTAGGTAAtgatttcaccatgtctcattcAGTAGCTTTAGTAATATATTTCTGTATCTGTTCCCCATTCCAACCGGATTTCACTGTGGATTCAACATTACATTATTTGTGTGGCAGGCAGGCATGCCAGTTCTCGGACCATGATTGTTGGGTAATACAACTGCTGGCTGCCACTAGATGCAATCCCTGTTTCAACTACGAAATCAAAGATTCGAGGGAAAGCTTTACCAAAGCCTCATCAGCAAACTGGAAGGAGGCTGATATCGAGTATTAGTAAGAAAAGAGGaacatttttaattctgtatGGTGTTGtaataattataaatgaaatgGTGTAAACAATCTTTTGATTATTGATAAAGAATTATGATTatgtcttttaaataaaaagagttatatcacttgattttttaataaagaattataattaagaaatattatttgaatagttatctTTATTTAAGAGATGTTATTTGAATAgactttaataattatatttatttaagatatattaattgaataattatatttatttaaaagatataatattaaaaggtatCTGTTTATGAAGAGATATAAAGATTCTATAAATAggagtgaaatatattttatttagtgCTTAATGAATTATTTTTGTCAGTACAAAACGTAAATAATCGCAGAGCTTCATTTATATATCTAacataaataaagacaaataaaacTTTAAGGATAATAGTTTGATGTAATCCTTAAAACCATATTCTACGTCAAATTTAACGTTGGTGAACGGCGAAACTCATCTCTTATCTCAATGCCAAACACAGTTTTCTCTTTAACCTTTATAAGGGAAACTAATTACGGTATTTATAATTAACTATAATATTTATTATCTTAATTTATTCGGAGGAACAAGGAAATTCTATATTTCTTGCTATTACCAGACCCCCGTGTGATATTTAATgccttcaaatatttttttattgttttaatggAGTAAACATGGTAGCCTGGGATactctttttaaatttatcaattatggataaaaatagaaaataattaaaatttaaaaaccatccatgaaaataaaatataactaaaaacataattaaattctaaaaatcatCCAAGGCCATAATGTATGgtgcaaattattttttaaaaaattttattcctTTAATAGCATAAAAAGATTATTTTGAGATGAAAAAAAAGGTAGTATTTTCATATCTTTTTAAACGATAAAAAGATACAGCAAGGGAAAGTGTTAATATATCAAGGCCTTTGAAGATTTCAATTGAGCAGTTCTTTTTGGTAAGAAAATAGGAACTTTATAAATAGCTAAGCATACATGGTGCATGTTATAGACAGTTCATTGGCCTCCACCAACAAAATAGATTTAAATAACATTAGCTTGAAAATTAATCAATCCATGCAGCAGCTCCCTCATTTGATGAAATGCAAAAGCAAACGAATAGTTAGAGGGTTGTCATGGCGCCCGCCCtcttaaaatgaaaagttattatttaggttttttaaaattttttaaaattttaaattagtaaaagaaaaattatactttggtcccccctaaaattataaaaattcgatttaatcctttaaaaattatatata includes these proteins:
- the LOC107897607 gene encoding metallothiol transferase FosB — protein: MMEIEEVSNYEALPLLSLNHVSLLCRSVLDSMRFYEEILGFVLIKRPSSFKFNGAWLYNYGIGIHLIENPSIDDFDTIVEPRPINPKDNHISFQCRDVGLVKRRLEDMGMKYVTAVVEDEGNRVDQVFFHDPDGYMIELCNCENIPILPLSSCSFKPRLSSFNRAAPTKCGFMENMMMESLSMDILNISF